One Anopheles marshallii chromosome 3, idAnoMarsDA_429_01, whole genome shotgun sequence genomic region harbors:
- the LOC128715478 gene encoding dual oxidase: MRTLDRPAASLLWSTCLLALHFTIPATDAAESSLMSHVEKQRYDGWYNNLAHPDWGAVDNHLTRKAPSAYSDGVYVLAGANRPSPRKLSRLFMRGTDGLPSMENRTALLAFFGQVVTNEIVMASESGCPIEMHRIEIEKCDEMYDRECRGDRYIPFHRAAYDRNTGQSPNAPREQINQMTAWIDGSFIYSTSEAWLNAMRSFQDGALLTDKQGTMPVKNTMRVPLFNNPVPHVMRMLSPERLYLLGDPRTNQNPALLSFAILFLRWHNVVAKRVRRQHRDWSDEEIFQRARRVVIASLQNVIAYEYLPAFLDKEITPYDGYKADTHPGVSHMFQAAAFRFGHSLIPPGLFRRDGQCNFRRTNMDFPALRLCSTWWNSNDVLDNTPVEEFILGMASQIAEKEDPLLCSDVRDKLFGPMEFTRRDLGALNIMRGRDNGLPDYNTARAAYRLPKKKNWRDINPQVFERQPELLELLIKTYDNQLDNVDVYVGGMLESDGRPGELFSAVIIDQFTRIRDADRFWFENEDNGIFTKEEIAEIRKFTLWDIIVNSTDIEGDEIQRDVFHWKQGDPCPQPEQLNATLLEPCNYLEGYDYFSGSELAYIYSCVFLGFVPILCAGAGYCVIKLQNSRRRKLKIKQEAMKNTANSKVSVEKMVAREWLHANHKRLVTVKFGPEAAIYTVDRKGEKLRTFNLKHVDVVTVEQSQENYKAKKPYILLRVPNDHDLVLELESNSARRKFVKKLEDFLVLHKKAMNFVESNRDLMLAKAETRERRQKRLEHFFREAYALTFGLRPGERRRRSDASLDGEVMTVMRTSLSKSEFAAALGMKPDDMFVRKMFNIVDKDKDGRISFQEFLETVVLFSRGKTDDKLRIIFDMCDNDRNGVIDKGELSEMMRSLVEIARTTSVTDDQVNELIDGMFQDVGLEHKNHLTYEDFKLMMKEYKGDFVAIGLDCKGAKQNFLDTSTNVARMTSFHIEPISDSRRHWVQEKWDCYTTFLEENRQNIFYLFLFYVITIVLFVERFIHYSFMAEHTDLRHIMGVGIAITRGSAASLSFCYSLLLLTMSRNLLTKLKEFPIQQYIPLDSHIQFHKIAACTALFFSLLHTVGHIVNFYHVSTQSIENLKCLTKEVHFTSDYRPDITYWLFQTVTGVTGVMLFVTMCIIFAFAHPTIRKKAYKFFWNAHSLYVVLYALCLVHGLARLTGAPRFWLFFIGPGIVYTLDKIVSLRTKYMALDVIETDLLPSDVIKIRFYRPPNLKYLSGQWVRLSCTEIKPEEMHSFTLTSAPHENFLSCHIKAQGPWTWKLRNYFDPCNYNPDDQPKIRIEGPFGGGNQDWYKFEVAVMVGGGIGVTPYASILNDLVFGTSTNRYSGVACKKVYFLWICPSHKHFEWFIDVLRDVEKKDVTNVLEIHIFITQFFHKFDLRTTMLYICENHFQRLSKTSMFTGLKAVNHFGRPDMSSFLKFVQKKHSYVSKIGVFSCGPRPLTKSVMSACDEVNKSRKWPYFIHHFENFG, encoded by the exons AATCCAGTTTGATGAGCCACGTCGAAAAACAACGCTACGACGGATGGTACAACAATCTGGCCCATCCGGACTGGGGAGCCGTCG ATAATCACTTGACTAGGAAAGCCCCTTCGGCGTATTCGGACGGTGTATACGTGCTGGCGGGTGCCAATAGGCCCTCGCCTCGCAAGCTCAGCAGACTGTTCATGCGTGGCACAGACGGTCTGCCTTCGATGGAAAACCGTACCGCTCTGCTGGCCTTCTTCGGTCAGGTGGTAACGAACGAGATAGTCATGGCGTCCgaatcgggctgcccgatcgAGATGCACCGTATCGAGATCGAGAAGTGTGACGAGATGTACGATCGAGAGTGCCGCGGTGATCGATACATCCCATTCCACCGGGCGGCCTACGATCGCAATACGGGCCAGAGTCCGAATGCGCCCCGCGAACAAATCAATCAGATGACGGCATGGATCGATGGAAGTTTCATCTACAGCACCTCGGAGGCATGGTTGAATGCGATGCGATCGTTCCAGGACGGTGCGCTGCTGACGGACAAGCAGGGAACAATGCCAGTGAAGAATACGATGCGGGTCCCACTGTTCAACAATCCCGTGCCGCATGTGATGCGGATGCTCAGTCCGGAACGGTTATACT TGCTGGGGGATCCTagaacaaaccaaaacccaGCCTTACTCTCGTTCGCCATTCTTTTCCTGCGTTGGCATAATGTGGTGGCCAAGCGAGTTCGACGACAACATCGCGATTGGAGTGATGAAGAGATTTTCCAACGAGCGCGCCGTGTCGTAATCGCTAGTCTGCAAAACGTTATCGCCTATGAGTACTTGCCAGCCTTCCTGGACAAGGAGATAACACCGTACGATGGCTATAAGGCCGATACTCATCCAGGAGTAAGCCATATGTTCCAGGCCGCTGCATTCCGATTTGGACATTCTTTGATTCCACCGGGTCTCTTCCGACGCGATGGTCAATGTAACTTCCGGCGCACTAATATGGACTTCCCGGCTCTGCGTCTTTGTTCGACATGGTGGAATTCTAAC GATGTGCTAGACAATACGCCGGTGGAAGAGTTCATTTTGGGCATGGCTTCGCAGATTGCCGAAAAGGAAGATCCGCTGCTCTGTTCAGACGTGCGCGATAAATTGTTTGGTCCGATGGAATTTACACGGCGAGATCTTGGTGCTCTGAATATTATGCGCGGTCGTGACAATGGGCTTCCAGACTATAACACGGCACGTGCAGCTTACCGGCTACCCAAGAAGAAAAATTGGCGAGACATCAACCCACAGGTGTTTGAACGGCAGCCCGAACTGCTGGA GCTGTTGATCAAAACTTACGATAATCAGCTGGACAATGTGGACGTCTATGTTGGTGGAATGTTGGAGTCCGATGGAAGACCCGGTGAACTGTTCTCAGCTGTCATAATCGATCAGTTTACCAGAATTCGTGATGCCGATCGGTTCTGGTTCGAAAATGAAGATAATGG CATATTCACCAAGGAAGAAATAGCCGAAATACGCAAGTTCACGCTTTGGGACATCATCGTGAACAGCACGGACATTGAAGGAGATGAAATTCAGCGTGATGTTTTCCATTGGAAACAAGGTGATCCCTGTCCGCAACCGGAGCAACTAAACGCAACTTTATTGGAACCGTGCAACTACCTCGAAGGATACGATTATTTCTCCGGCTCGGAGCTAGCGTACATCTACTCTTGTGTCTTTCTGGGTTTCGTGCCCATTCTATGCGCCGGTGCCGGATACTGCGTGATCAAGCTCCAGAACAGTCGACGTCGTAAACTGAAGATTAAACAGGAAGCCATGAAAAACACTGCCAACAGTAAAGTGTCCGTGGAGAAAATGGTAGCTCGCGAGTGGTTACATGCAAACCACAAGCGATTGGTCACGGTGAAGTTCGGACCAGAAGCGGCCATCTACACAGTCGATCGTAAGGGAGAGAAACTACGTACCTTCAACCTGAAGCACGTCGATGTGGTGACGGTGGAGCAATCGCAAGAAAACTACAAAGCCAAGAAACCTTACATTCTGCTCCGTGTGCCAAATGATCACGATTTGGTGCTGGAACTCGAATCAAACTCCGCCCGGCGGAAGTTTGTGAAAAAGTTGGAAGATTTTCTAGTGCTGCACAAAAAAGCAATGAACTTTGTGGAATCGAACCGTGATTTGATGCTGGCCAAGGCCGAAACGCGTGAGCGTCGTCAAAAGCGACTTGAACACTTCTTCCGCGAGGCTTACGCACTGACGTTTGGTTTGCGACCAGGCGAGCGACGTCGCCGTTCGGATGCATCGCTGGACGGTGAGGTTATGACGGTGATGCGTACCAGTTTGTCGAAGTCGGAGTTTGCAGCAGCGCTTGGGATGAAACCCGACGATATGTTCGTTCGGAAGATGTTCAACATCGTCGATAAGGACAAAGATGGAAGAATATCCTTCCAG GAATTCTTGGAAACCGTAGTGCTGTTTTCACGGGGAAAGACTGACGATAAACTAAGGATCATTTTCGATATGTGTGACAACGATCGAAACGGGGTTATTGATAAAGGAGAACTAAGTGAAATGATGCGTTCCTTGGTGGAGATCGCTCGAACCACGAGCGTTACTGATGATCAAGTTAACGAACTCATCGACGGCATGTTCCAG GACGTTGGTCTAGAGCACAAGAATCATCTAACCTATGAAGATTTCAAGCTTATGATGAAGGAATACAAGGGAGACTTTGTTGCGATTGGATTGGACTGCAAAGGTGCTAAACAGAACTTCCTCGATACATCTACCAATGTGGCTCGTATGACATCATTCCATATTGAACCGATTTCGGATTCACGGCGTCACTGGGTGCAAGAAAAGTGGGACTGCTACACGACCTTCCTTGAGGAGAATCGTCAAAACATCTTCTACCTGTTCCTGTTCTACGTGATCACCATCGTATTGTTTGTGGAGCGATTTATTC ATTACTCGTTCATGGCGGAACACACCGATCTGCGGCATATCATGGGAGTTGGAATTGCTATAACACGAGGATCTGCTGCTTCATTGTCATTTTGTTACTCTCTGTTGTTGCTCACGATGTCGAG AAATCTACTCACAAAGCTTAAGGAGTTCCCAATTCAGCAGTACATCCCGCTGGATTCGCATATTCAATTCCACAAAATCGCAGCCTGTACTGCGCTGTTCTTTTCGCTGTTACACACGGTGGGACACATCGTGAATTTCTATCACGTTTCCACACAATCGATCGAGAATCTCAAATGTCTCACGAAAGAAGTGCACTTCACGTCCGACTATCGACCTGATATAACGTACTGGCTGTTTCAAACCGTCACGGGCGTTACCGGAGTAATGCTGTTCGTAACTATGTGCATCATATTTGCCTTCGCTCATCCAACCATTCGCAAGAAGGCGTACAAGTTTTTCTGGAACGCACATTCTCTGTACGTGGTGCTGTACGCATTGTGTTTAGTGCACGGACTTGCACGTTTGACCGGTGCCCCTAGGTTCTGGTTGTTCTTTATTGGGCCCGGCATAGTGTACACGCTGGATAAGATCGTCTCACTGCGCACGAAGTACATGGCGCTTGATGTTATTGAAACCGACCTATTACCCTCGGACGTAATCAAGATCAGGTTCTACCGTCCGCCGAATCTAAAGTATCTTTCCGGTCAGTGGGTACGGCTATCATGCACAGAAATAAAGCCCGAGGAAATGCACAGTTTCACACTCACATCGGCACCGCACGAGAACTTCCTCAGCTGTCACATCAAAGCGCAAGGCCCGTGGACATGGAAGCTGCGCAACTACTTCGACCCGTGCAACTACAACCCGGATGATCAGCCGAAGATACGGATCGAGGGACCGTTCGGCGGAGGCAATCAGGATTGGTACAAGTTCGAGGTCGCTGTTATGGTCGGTGGCGGTATCGGTGTGACGCCATACGCTTCGATTTTAAACGATCTGGTATTTGGTACCAGCACCAACCGGTACTCGGGAGTCGCCTGTAAGAAAGTGTACTTCCTGTGGATCTGTCCGTCGCATAAGCACTTTGAATGGTTTATCGATGTGTTGCGTGATGTGGAGAAAAAGGATGTTACAAACGTGCTGGAGATCCACATTTTCATCACACAATTCTTCCACAAGTTCGATCTTCGAACTACCATGTTG TACATCTGCGAAAATCACTTTCAGCGTCTCTCAAAAACGTCCATGTTCACCGGGCTTAAAGCGGTGAATCATTTCGGTCGTCCTGATATGTCGAGTTTTCTCAAATTCGtacaaaagaaacattcatAC GTTTCCAAGATCGGAGTCTTCTCTTGCGGACCGCGGCCACTCACAAAGAGTGTTATGTCGGCGTGTGATGAAGTGAACAAGAGCCGCAAATGGCCATACTTCATACAtcatttcgaaaactttgGCTAA
- the LOC128711651 gene encoding dual oxidase maturation factor 1, which produces MKGWFDAFRDDGAPTLYSFSNRTPVTGDVSIVAVCVLFATVYLAFLVIFPGVRKQKFTTFTTVTLSLFVGLVILVSRLGSGWHVAQSTIVAPYRAFSREKLPARIGAHIGLMHINITLTALPVGNWTPPDIDFNERFSWNQANDMGNSYRDALQRGLPYPILTVAEYFSLGQEGFAWGGQYRAAGYYASILLWASFAAWLLMNLLLVAVPRYGAYTMTLTGALLIGASIGYSSMLPKRPLTIVIEGARIDFHLGWCFYLVLIAGVLCFAIGLVISIIDLVWPHRFSTILEVYYDTPYDRHVILEESHDVRYRKRNSKGLEEPPGLGSRILRRLSSKTRDQHTDKMGIENRGFQHDVPKSPWRYPFRRAQQTPPQGIQRTISQDSTSSIASAAAMSQSLHKVALSRMLPKPPLERTREISNW; this is translated from the exons ATGAAGGGTTGGTTTGACGCGTTCCGCGATGACGGAGCGCCAACCCTGTACTCGTTCTCGAACCGGACCCCCGTCACTGGCGATGTCTCCATTGTGGCAGTTTGTGTACTGTTCGCCACCGTTTATTTGGCGTTTCTGGTCATATTTCCCGGTGTAAGGAAGCAG aaattCACAACATTCACCACCGTTACGTTAAGTCTGTTTGTTGGACTAGTCATATTAG TAAGTCGCCTTGGCTCCGGCTGGCATGTAGCCCAATCGACAATCGTTGCACCGTACCGTGCGTTTTCACGGGAGAAGCTGCCCGCCCGCATCGGAGCGCACATTGGGCTGATGCACATCAATATAACGCTTACGGCACTGCCCGTCGGCAACTGGACACCGCCGGATATTGATTTCAACGAGCGGTTCAGCTGGAACCAGGCGAACGACATGGGAAATTCGTACCGCGATGCACTACAGCGTGGACTGCCGTATCCGATTCTGACCGTGGCAGAGTACTTCAGCCTGGGCCAGGAAGGTTTCGCCTGGGGTGGCCAGTACCGTGCAGCAGGATACTATGCAAGCATACTACTATG GGCATCGTTTGCCGCGTGGCTTCTGATGAATCTGCTGCTGGTCGCGGTACCCCGCTACGGTGCCTACACGATGACCCTGACCGGCGCACTGTTGATAGGGGCCAGCATCGGATACAGCTCCATGCTACCGAAGCGACCGCTGACGATCGTTATCGAGGGAGCACGAATCGATTTCCATCTGGGCTGGTGTTTTTATCTCGTACTCATCGCTG GCGTGTTATGCTTCGCGATCGGTTTAGTCATTTCCATCATTGATCTTGTGTGGCCCCATCGCTTTTCTACCATCTTGGAG GTATACTATGACACACCGTACGATAGGCACGTAATTCTTGAAGAGTCTCATGACGTCAGATATCGCAAACGCAACAGCAAAGGACTAGAAGAACCACCAGGCCTTGGATCTCGTATCCTGAG ACGTCTGTCATCCAAAACTCGCGATCAACATACCGATAAGATGGGCATCGAAAATCGCGGATTCCAGCACGATGTTCCCAAGTCGCCGTGGCGTTATCCGTTCCGACGAGCCCAACAAACGCCTCCACAAGGCATCCAGCGTACGATTTCGCAGGACTCCACATCTAGTATCGCATCTGCCGCTGCCATGTCCCAGTCGCTCCACAAGGTGGCACTCTCGCGGATGCTACC GAAACCTCCACTGGAACGTACTCGTGAAATTTCCAACTGGTAG